One region of Carya illinoinensis cultivar Pawnee chromosome 8, C.illinoinensisPawnee_v1, whole genome shotgun sequence genomic DNA includes:
- the LOC122274190 gene encoding uncharacterized protein LOC122274190 isoform X1, with protein MATLSRSFSPIQNPQTHLLSGPLKPPTDQCFLKVSSSDSSLGTTSCGKVKLETNKRLFTVRAGGDVGRPNTASIFVGGFVLGGIVVGTLGCIYAPQISKALAGADRKDLMRRLPKFIYDEEKALERTRKILTEKIAQLNSAIDDVSAQLRADDAPNGTAVNSDEVEASI; from the exons ATGGCTACTCTGTCGAGATCCTTCTCTCCAATCCAAAATCCTCAAACCCACCTCTTGTCCG GTCCTTTGAAGCCGCCAACTGACCAATGTTTTCTGAAAGTTAGCTCCAGTGATTCATCTCTAGGTACCACTTCCTGTGGTAAAGTAAAACTTGAGACAAATAAAAGGTTGTTTACTGTTCGAGCAGG TGGGGATGTTGGAAGACCAAACACTGCAAGTATCTTTGTTGGTGGCTTTGTGTTGGGAGGCATAGTTGTGGGAACATTAGGCTGCATATATGCACCTCAG ATAAGTAAGGCACTGGCTGGAGCTGACAGAAAAGATCTGATGAGGAGGTTACCAAAATTCATATATGATGAGGAGAAAGCCTTGGAG AGGACCCGTAAAATATTAACTGAGAAGATTGCACAATTGAATTCTGCCATAGATGATGTTTCTGCTCAGCTGCGAGCAGATGATGCTCCTAATGGAACTGCAGTGAATTCAGATGAGGTTGAAGCTTCTATATAA
- the LOC122274190 gene encoding uncharacterized protein LOC122274190 isoform X2 produces the protein MATLSRSFSPIQNPQTHLLSGPLKPPTDQCFLKVSSSDSSLGTTSCGKVKLETNKSGDVGRPNTASIFVGGFVLGGIVVGTLGCIYAPQISKALAGADRKDLMRRLPKFIYDEEKALERTRKILTEKIAQLNSAIDDVSAQLRADDAPNGTAVNSDEVEASI, from the exons ATGGCTACTCTGTCGAGATCCTTCTCTCCAATCCAAAATCCTCAAACCCACCTCTTGTCCG GTCCTTTGAAGCCGCCAACTGACCAATGTTTTCTGAAAGTTAGCTCCAGTGATTCATCTCTAGGTACCACTTCCTGTGGTAAAGTAAAACTTGAGACAAATAAAAG TGGGGATGTTGGAAGACCAAACACTGCAAGTATCTTTGTTGGTGGCTTTGTGTTGGGAGGCATAGTTGTGGGAACATTAGGCTGCATATATGCACCTCAG ATAAGTAAGGCACTGGCTGGAGCTGACAGAAAAGATCTGATGAGGAGGTTACCAAAATTCATATATGATGAGGAGAAAGCCTTGGAG AGGACCCGTAAAATATTAACTGAGAAGATTGCACAATTGAATTCTGCCATAGATGATGTTTCTGCTCAGCTGCGAGCAGATGATGCTCCTAATGGAACTGCAGTGAATTCAGATGAGGTTGAAGCTTCTATATAA